From Panicum hallii strain FIL2 chromosome 2, PHallii_v3.1, whole genome shotgun sequence, a single genomic window includes:
- the LOC112881050 gene encoding uncharacterized protein LOC112881050, with protein sequence MVPLPGGTTTNGSRETKKKRKRKNKKKKKAVTTMTTTTNCTTTMTVRNEPSAGAHEALVPPSTTATNVSTATTGQKQKKNKKTAARSPSVDAQEVLPQGSSQEHNIQGGKQLITIKLHEAIVNSKADDPPRTGRLSEAAVPQYFVERLGPSNVEWVNQDRESGLPYDIVITEHGFREYVKVKEAMAPDKKGFRHIIQTWKWQFLSEKGDSSSIAHISFPSPDEAAIVMLRNPRMLCKKGQGQGLALVMSKEFKECFTENMSKISVVLKPDCYLTDSV encoded by the exons ATGGTCCCGCTGCCGGGAGGAACAACGACCAATGGTTCTAGAGAGACCAAGAAGAAACGTAaaaggaagaacaagaagaaaaagaaggcggtgacgacgatgacgacgacAACCAATTGCACTACCACGATGACTGTTAGGAACGAGCCGTCAGCTGGTGCCCACGAAGCGCTCGTGCCACCATCAACGACAGCGACCAATGTTTCTACTGCAACCACTGGTCAGAAacaaaagaagaacaagaagacggcggcgaggagcccGTCCGTGGACGCCCAGGAGGTGCTCCCGCAAGGTTCATCGCAGGAGCACAACATCCAAG GTGGAAAGCAGTTAATAACCATCAAACTTCATGAAGCCATAGTTAACAGCAAAGCAGATGATCCGCCAAGAACTGGCAGACTCAGTGAAGCCGCGGTTCCCCAATACTTTGTTGAGCGTCTTGGCCCGAGCAACGTCGAGTGGGTGAACCAAGACAGAGAATCCGGACTCCCTTACGATATCGTCATCACAGAGCATGGCTTTAGAGAGTACGTGAAGGTGAAGGAAGCCATGGCTCCAGACAAGAAAGGATTCCGCCACATCATCCAAACTTGGAAATGGCAGTTTCTGTCGGAGAAAGGAGATTCTTCGAGCATTGCCCACATCTCGTTTCCGAGTCCAGACGAAGCAGCCATCGTGATGCTGAGAAATCCTCGCATGCTTTGCAAGAAGGGACAAGGACAGGGTCTTGCTCTAGTTATGTCGAAGGAGTTCAAAGAGTGCTTCACGGAAAACATGAGCAAGATTTCCGTTGTATTGAAGCCTGACTGCTATCTTACTG ATAGTGTTTGA
- the LOC112883524 gene encoding uncharacterized protein LOC112883524, protein MGRTKKKGSCTAAGNRLPLQLPFPSSSFGRFVVVSSLPRRKVVEERGGGSAIVAVEPVEEPKTHRPWKEKNGAAPCGDDQRGEDPVCQAQAQTTSAQPRDEDDGRADHLHSQQQQASCRRLEAESDNRPQSSIDKPGQASDHGRRRPGQAQQASDSMPRWMITGRLGEAAVHQYLVELLGQGKVRWVNRHRESELPYDIVVTKGGATEYVEVKATVFPEKNWFENRDQCSRVGVHGGERGLVYHRSCGLAG, encoded by the exons ATGGGGAGGACGAAGAAGAAGGGCTCTTGCACGGCGGCCGGGAACCGGCTACCGCTGCAACTCCCATTCCCATCCTCCAGTTTCGGTAGGTTCGTCGTCGTTTCTTCACTTCCACGGAGGAAGGTCGTcgaggagcgcggcggcggcagtgcgatTGTTGCGGTAGAGCCGGTCGAGGAGCCCAAGACGCATCGTCCAT GGAAAGAGAAAAACGGAGCAGCACCATGCGGTGATGACCAGCGAGGAGAGGACCCTGTTTGCCAGGCGCAGGCGCAGACGACGTCGGCGCAGCCACGAGACGAAGACGATGGTCGGGCTGATCATCTCCAttcccagcagcagcaggcttCGTGCCGCCGGCTGGAAGCAGAATCAGATAACCGGCCTCAGTCAAGCATCGACAAGCCTGGCCAAGCTTCAGACCATGGCCGCCGTAGGCCTGGCCAAGCCCAACAAGCTTCAGATAGTATGCCTCGGTGGATGATCACCGGCAGGCTTGGGGAAGCTGCAGTTCACCAGTACCTCGTCGAGCTGCTGGGACAGGGCAAGGTGAGGTGGGTGAACCGGCACCGCGAGTCCGAGCTGCCCTACGATATCGTCGTCACCAAGGGCGGCGCCACGGAGTACGTGGAGGTCAAGGCGACGGTTTTTCCCGAGAAGAACTGGTTCGAGAATCGAGATCAGTGCTCGCGAGTGGGAGTTCATGGCGGAGAAAGGGGACTCGTTTACCATCGCTCGTGTGGTCTTGCAGGGTGA